The Agrococcus sp. SGAir0287 DNA window CGGGCAGCGGCACGAAGTCGGCGGACTTCGCGTACGTCACGGCGTTGTTGCCGGCGCGCTTGCCGAAGACGTTGATGTCGAGCAGCGAGTTCGTGCCGAGGCGGTTGGAGCCGTGCACGGACACGCAGGCGCACTCGCCGGCCGCGTAGAGGCCCGGCACGACGGTGTCGTTGTCGCTGAGCACCTCGGCGTCGTTGTTCGTCGGGATGCCGCCCATCGCGTAGTGCGCGGTCGGGTACACCGGCACGCGCTCGACGACAGGGTCGACGCCGAGGTACGTGCGCGCGAACTCGGTGATGTCGGGCAGCTTGGTCTCGAGCACCTCGGCACCCAGGTGGGTGCAGTCGAGGTAGACGTAGTCCTTGTGCGGCCCGGCGCCGCGACCCTCCAGCACCTCCTGCACCATCGAGCGCGCGACGATGTCGCGCGGCGCGAGGTCCTTGATGGTGGGGGCGTAGCGTTCCATGAAGCGCTCGCCCGAGGCGTTGCGCAGGATGGCGCCCTCGCCGCGCGCGCCCTCGGTGAGGAGGATGCCGAGGCCGGCGAGCCCGGTGGGGTGGAACTGGTAGAACTCCATGTCCTCCAGCGGCAGGCCCTTGCGCCAGATGATGCCGACGCCGTCGCCTGTGAGGGTGTGCGCGTTCGACGTCGTCTTGAAGATCTTGCCGAAGCCGCCGGTGGCGAAGACGACCGACTTCGCCTGGAAGACGTGGATCTCGCCGGTCGCGAGCTCGTACGAGACGACGCCCGCGACGCGCTGCACGCCGTCGACCTCCGCCATCACGAGGTCGAGCGCGTAGTACTCGTTGAAGAAGTGCACGCCGTGCTTGACGCAGTTCTGGTACAGCGTCTGCAGGATCATGTGGCCGGTGCGGTCGGCGGCGTAGCAGGCGCGGCGCACGGGCGCCTTGCCGTGGTCGCGCGTGTGGCCGCCGAAGCGGCGCTGGTCGATCTTGCCGTCCTCCGTGCGGTTGAACGGCAGACCCATGTTCTCGAGGTCGAGCACGGCGTCGATCGCCTCGCGCGTGAGGATCTCGGCGGCGTCCTGGTCGACGAGGTAGTCGCCGCCCTTGACGGTGTCGTAGGTGTGCCACTCGGCGTTGTCGTCCTCGACGTTGGCGAGGGCGGCTGCCATGCCGCCCTGCGCGGCGCCCGTGTGGGAGCGCGTCGGGTACAGCTTCGTGATGACGGCGGTGGAGGCGTTGGGCGCGGCCTCGATGGCTGCGCGCATGCCTGCGCCACCGGCTCCGAC harbors:
- the sdhA gene encoding succinate dehydrogenase flavoprotein subunit, with product MTESTVSADGIHYHQYDVVIVGAGGAGMRAAIEAAPNASTAVITKLYPTRSHTGAAQGGMAAALANVEDDNAEWHTYDTVKGGDYLVDQDAAEILTREAIDAVLDLENMGLPFNRTEDGKIDQRRFGGHTRDHGKAPVRRACYAADRTGHMILQTLYQNCVKHGVHFFNEYYALDLVMAEVDGVQRVAGVVSYELATGEIHVFQAKSVVFATGGFGKIFKTTSNAHTLTGDGVGIIWRKGLPLEDMEFYQFHPTGLAGLGILLTEGARGEGAILRNASGERFMERYAPTIKDLAPRDIVARSMVQEVLEGRGAGPHKDYVYLDCTHLGAEVLETKLPDITEFARTYLGVDPVVERVPVYPTAHYAMGGIPTNNDAEVLSDNDTVVPGLYAAGECACVSVHGSNRLGTNSLLDINVFGKRAGNNAVTYAKSADFVPLPDDAADNVVGWLQQLRAATGTESVAQIRKELQETMDRNAQVFRTEETLQAAAADVRALRERYLGVSVRDKGKRFNTDLLEAVELGFLLDLAEVLVVCALNRKESRGGHMRDDFPKRDDEHYMQHTMAYLSGDPHSADSTDHIRLDWKPVRKTIYEPTERKY